TTGCCTTTTAAACATTACCACCACCAAAGGAGGTGGTTTTAAAGTTTATAATAAATAGAAATAGGTTGATATAAATGGGAATAAATTGAAATTAGATAGAAATATTTAATGAGAAGTGTCTTAAAGGTATTGGTTAGCAGTCGATTCTATATCCTGGCAATAGTGGGCATATCCCTGTATCTAGCAATCAACCAGCTTCATATCTCACTCTGGTGGGTGCTGCTGGCCGGAGTGATCATGGGCGTTATTTTCGGGAAGGTATTTTGCAGGTGGGTTTGTCCGATGGGGTTGATCATGGAGATCATGATGAGCATGAGTCCCGACGGTAAGACAAGACAAATGTACCAATACCACAAGATTGGATGTCCGATTGCCTGGATTTCGGGCTATCTCAACAAATTCTCACTTTTTCGTATCCGCATGAATGAAAGCTCCTGCATTACCTGCGGCAAATGCGATAAGCAGTGCTACATCGTTGCCATGGAACCCCAGAAATACAGCCTTTATAAGCCCGGATTGGATAAACCGGGGAACAGTTATACCTGTTCAAAATGTTTGCAATGCGTGGCTTCCTGCCCAAATGGCAGCTTGAATTACAATGTGCGATACAAAGTTTGAAACCGGAGGTGGTTTATTAAGATTTGGTTCTTATCTTTGGTGGATACTATTGATACACCGGGAATTCAACTTACT
This window of the Lentimicrobiaceae bacterium genome carries:
- a CDS encoding 4Fe-4S binding protein, with translation MRSVLKVLVSSRFYILAIVGISLYLAINQLHISLWWVLLAGVIMGVIFGKVFCRWVCPMGLIMEIMMSMSPDGKTRQMYQYHKIGCPIAWISGYLNKFSLFRIRMNESSCITCGKCDKQCYIVAMEPQKYSLYKPGLDKPGNSYTCSKCLQCVASCPNGSLNYNVRYKV